From the Solibacillus sp. FSL R5-0449 genome, one window contains:
- a CDS encoding ABC transporter ATP-binding protein, producing the protein MSRKAVLEVRELETTFFSDSGKVAAVDRISFSIHEGEILAIVGESGCGKSVTSLSIMGLVPSPPGKITNGEILLKGQDISKLSDKQMRKIRGNEIAMIFQEPMTSLNPLFTIGNQLIEAIRIHHPKWSKKEASARAVEIMKLVGLPRAEQLLKDYPHQLSGGMRQRVMIAMALVCNPKVLIADEPTTALDVTIQAQILKLMRDLNERLNTAVLLITHDLGVVAETCERVIVMYAGQIVEEAPVNEIFRNPQHPYTKGLIQSVPDMRYKKDTLYSIPGNVPKPGSILEGCRFAARCEYAFDRCLTNNPPLYESSGTHKARCFLLDMEEGGVTHVESAAES; encoded by the coding sequence ATGAGTCGAAAAGCTGTGCTTGAAGTGAGAGAGTTAGAAACGACATTTTTTTCAGACAGTGGAAAGGTTGCAGCTGTCGATCGAATAAGCTTTTCAATTCATGAAGGGGAAATTCTCGCCATCGTAGGGGAGTCCGGCTGTGGTAAAAGTGTTACTTCCCTCTCTATTATGGGCCTTGTACCGAGTCCTCCCGGAAAAATAACAAATGGAGAAATTTTATTGAAAGGGCAAGATATTTCGAAACTATCTGATAAGCAAATGCGCAAAATCCGAGGCAATGAAATCGCGATGATTTTCCAGGAGCCGATGACTTCGCTGAATCCGTTGTTTACAATCGGAAATCAATTGATCGAAGCAATCCGAATCCACCATCCGAAATGGTCAAAAAAAGAAGCGAGTGCCCGGGCGGTGGAAATCATGAAGCTGGTCGGTTTGCCGCGCGCGGAACAGTTGCTTAAAGACTATCCACATCAGCTGTCGGGAGGGATGCGGCAACGTGTAATGATTGCGATGGCCCTTGTATGTAATCCGAAAGTACTTATTGCCGACGAACCGACAACAGCCCTCGATGTAACAATCCAAGCCCAAATTTTAAAGTTAATGAGAGATTTAAATGAACGGCTGAACACTGCTGTTTTACTCATTACACATGATTTAGGTGTTGTTGCGGAAACTTGTGAGCGCGTCATTGTTATGTATGCAGGGCAAATCGTAGAAGAAGCTCCGGTTAATGAAATATTTAGAAACCCGCAGCATCCTTATACGAAAGGGCTTATCCAATCGGTACCGGATATGCGTTATAAAAAGGATACGCTTTATTCGATACCTGGCAATGTTCCGAAACCGGGTTCCATTTTGGAAGGCTGCCGTTTTGCAGCACGTTGTGAATATGCATTCGATCGTTGTTTAACAAATAACCCTCCGCTATATGAATCATCGGGTACACATAAAGCAAGATGCTTCTTATTGGATATGGAAGAAGGGGGAGTTACACATGTCGAAAGTGCTGCTGAAAGTTGA
- a CDS encoding dipeptide ABC transporter ATP-binding protein, with translation MSKVLLKVDNLKKYFPIRHGMFARHVGDVKAVDDVSFELYEGETLGIVGESGCGKSTTGRAIMRLHEPTDGQVTFDGVELTKLNSEQMRKVRREIQMVFQDPYASLNPRHTVEKILEEPLIVHGIGNAKERKRKVHEYLEIVGLSSYHAKRYPHQFSGGQRQRIGIARALMTNPKLIIADEPVSALDVSIQAQVLNLMQRLQEDLKLTYIFIAHDLGVVRHISDRVGVMYLGRLVEIAESESLYHEPLHPYTQALLSAVPIPDPQFEREQLLLKGDIPSPSNPPTGCTFHTRCPFAMDKCKQVIPMLQQVKPGHSVACHLYETPQ, from the coding sequence ATGTCGAAAGTGCTGCTGAAAGTTGACAATTTAAAAAAGTATTTCCCAATCCGGCATGGGATGTTTGCACGTCATGTCGGTGATGTGAAGGCTGTGGATGACGTTTCGTTTGAGCTTTATGAAGGTGAAACATTAGGCATTGTTGGAGAATCCGGTTGCGGGAAATCTACTACTGGTCGAGCGATTATGCGTTTGCATGAACCGACAGACGGCCAGGTGACATTTGATGGCGTGGAGCTTACAAAGTTAAACAGCGAACAAATGCGGAAAGTCCGGAGAGAAATTCAAATGGTGTTTCAGGATCCTTATGCTTCATTAAATCCAAGACATACGGTTGAAAAAATTTTAGAGGAACCGTTAATTGTCCACGGAATCGGGAATGCGAAGGAACGCAAAAGGAAAGTCCATGAATACTTGGAAATCGTCGGTTTAAGCTCCTATCATGCAAAGCGCTATCCTCACCAGTTTAGCGGCGGACAAAGACAGCGTATTGGTATCGCCAGAGCCTTAATGACAAATCCGAAACTGATTATTGCAGATGAACCGGTATCTGCCCTGGACGTATCGATTCAAGCACAAGTTTTAAATTTAATGCAGCGATTGCAGGAAGATTTGAAACTGACATATATATTTATTGCCCATGATTTAGGGGTTGTGCGACATATTAGTGACCGGGTAGGCGTGATGTACTTAGGCAGGCTAGTCGAAATTGCGGAAAGTGAATCGTTGTATCATGAGCCATTACATCCTTATACACAAGCGCTTTTATCGGCTGTACCAATTCCGGATCCGCAGTTTGAGCGGGAACAGCTATTGCTGAAAGGTGATATACCGAGTCCGTCAAACCCGCCGACAGGATGCACATTCCATACACGCTGTCCTTTTGCGATGGATAAGTGCAAACAGGTAATTCCGATGCTCCAGCAAGTTAAACCAGGTCATTCTGTTGCGTGTCATTTATATGAAACGCCACAATGA